The proteins below come from a single Streptomyces sp. M92 genomic window:
- a CDS encoding response regulator transcription factor yields the protein MEKVRLLVVDDDPPIADLVATVARYEGWEAVTANSGEQALRLAGGFRPDIVVLDLMLPDVDGFGVLDRLRRSGTMVPVVFLTARDGVADRVAGLTRGGDDYLVKPFAVEELMARLRTVLRRSAGPDFQRSVLRVADLTMDEDTREVRRGGRRVSLTPTEYEVLRYLMRKSPTVLSKAQILDHVWEYGFGGRSNVVELVVSRLRRKLDAAAADTDGAEPLIRTVRGFGYVIRQAPR from the coding sequence GTGGAAAAAGTACGACTCCTCGTGGTGGACGACGACCCGCCCATCGCCGATCTCGTGGCCACGGTCGCCCGCTACGAGGGCTGGGAGGCGGTCACCGCCAACTCCGGCGAGCAGGCGCTGCGACTGGCCGGTGGCTTCCGGCCGGACATCGTGGTGCTGGACCTGATGCTGCCCGACGTCGACGGCTTCGGCGTGCTCGACCGGTTGCGGCGCTCGGGCACGATGGTGCCGGTGGTGTTCCTCACCGCGCGCGACGGGGTGGCCGACCGGGTGGCGGGGCTGACCCGGGGCGGTGACGACTACCTGGTCAAGCCGTTCGCGGTGGAGGAGCTGATGGCCCGGCTGCGGACCGTGCTGCGGCGCAGTGCCGGGCCGGACTTCCAGCGGTCGGTGCTGCGGGTGGCGGACCTGACGATGGACGAGGACACCCGTGAGGTGCGCCGGGGCGGGCGGCGGGTGTCGCTGACGCCGACCGAGTACGAGGTGCTGCGCTATCTGATGCGCAAGTCGCCGACCGTGCTGAGCAAGGCGCAGATCCTCGACCACGTGTGGGAGTACGGCTTCGGCGGCCGGTCCAACGTCGTCGAACTGGTCGTCAGCCGCCTGCGCCGCAAACTGGACGCCGCCGCTGCCGACACCGACGGCGCCGAGCCGCTGATCCGGACCGTGCGGGGCTTCGGCTACGTGATCCGGCAGGCGCCCCGGTGA
- a CDS encoding ABC transporter ATP-binding protein, whose translation MIRMDSVTKRYPDGTVAVDRLSLEIPDRSITVLVGPSGCGKTTTLRMINRMVEPTEGTISLDGADLQRQPVTTLRRSMGYVIQNAGLFQHRTILDNIATVPRMTGWGKQKSRERARELMERVGLDASLAKRYPYQLSGGQQQRVGVARALAADPPVLLMDEPFSAVDPVVRKGLQDELLRIQDELGKTIVFVTHDIDEAIKLGTMVAVMRTGGRLAQFAPPAELLSNPADAFVEDFLGADRGIRRLSFFAAEGLELTTGPVVRVDATAEQLAAPDARYLLVTDAQGRPLGWAEPRDLTAGDIAAERLLPYGRPFVPGTDSLRAALDCAVLSPTGWAVAVDADGRVTGVASQQSIGEAIRTAHRAAADGGAPAAGVGPADVAKAAP comes from the coding sequence TTGATACGGATGGACTCAGTCACCAAGCGGTACCCGGACGGCACCGTGGCGGTCGACCGGTTGTCGCTGGAGATACCCGACCGCTCGATCACGGTCCTCGTCGGACCCTCGGGCTGCGGCAAGACGACGACCCTGCGGATGATCAACAGGATGGTCGAGCCCACCGAGGGCACCATCTCCCTCGACGGCGCCGACCTCCAGCGGCAGCCGGTCACCACGCTGCGCCGGTCGATGGGGTACGTCATCCAGAACGCCGGTCTCTTCCAGCACCGGACGATCCTCGACAACATCGCCACCGTGCCCCGCATGACCGGGTGGGGCAAGCAGAAGTCCCGGGAGCGCGCGAGGGAGTTGATGGAGCGGGTGGGGCTCGACGCCTCCCTCGCCAAGCGGTACCCGTACCAGCTCTCCGGCGGCCAGCAGCAGCGGGTCGGCGTGGCGCGGGCGCTCGCCGCCGATCCGCCGGTGCTCCTCATGGACGAGCCGTTCTCGGCCGTCGACCCCGTGGTCCGCAAGGGCCTCCAGGACGAACTGCTGCGCATCCAGGACGAGCTGGGCAAGACCATCGTCTTCGTCACCCACGACATCGACGAGGCCATCAAACTCGGCACCATGGTCGCGGTGATGCGCACCGGCGGCCGGCTCGCCCAGTTCGCGCCGCCCGCCGAACTGCTGTCGAACCCCGCGGACGCCTTCGTCGAGGACTTCCTCGGCGCCGACCGGGGCATCCGGCGGCTGTCCTTCTTCGCCGCCGAGGGCCTGGAACTGACGACGGGCCCGGTCGTGCGCGTGGACGCCACCGCCGAACAGCTCGCCGCGCCCGACGCCCGCTACCTGCTGGTGACCGACGCGCAGGGCCGCCCGCTGGGCTGGGCCGAGCCGCGGGACCTGACCGCCGGCGACATCGCGGCCGAGCGGCTGCTGCCGTACGGGCGGCCCTTCGTGCCCGGCACCGACTCGCTGCGGGCCGCCCTGGACTGCGCGGTGCTCTCACCCACCGGCTGGGCGGTCGCCGTGGACGCCGACGGACGGGTCACCGGCGTCGCCTCCCAGCAGAGCATCGGCGAGGCGATCCGCACCGCCCACCGCGCGGCGGCCGACGGCGGCGCACCGGCCGCGGGCGTGGGGCCCGCCGACGTCGCGAAGGCCGCCCCGTGA
- a CDS encoding ABC transporter permease, whose protein sequence is MNGFFDIPSDLDNTYFGLIGLHLREALLPVLAGLLAALPIAQLCVRFRWLYPPVLGVTTVFYAIPSLAVFVVLIDYTGQTELTVMIPLAVYSLVVLVPAIVDGVRSVPEETLAASTAMGFGPVRRYLQVQLPIAVPAILAGLRVAVSASISLVSVGALIGNQGALGNLLADAQKYGRPELAVNSVLTTAVLAILCDTVLVLVRNLLTPWMPRGKGGRRPKKAAALPESQEAAAR, encoded by the coding sequence GTGAACGGCTTCTTCGACATCCCGAGCGACCTCGACAACACCTACTTCGGCCTGATCGGGCTGCATCTGCGCGAGGCGCTGCTGCCGGTACTCGCCGGGCTGCTGGCCGCGCTGCCCATCGCCCAGCTCTGCGTGCGGTTCCGCTGGCTGTATCCGCCCGTGCTCGGTGTGACGACCGTGTTCTACGCCATCCCCTCGCTGGCGGTCTTCGTCGTCCTCATCGACTACACCGGCCAGACCGAGCTGACGGTGATGATCCCGCTGGCCGTCTACAGCCTGGTGGTGCTGGTACCGGCCATCGTCGACGGCGTGCGGTCGGTGCCCGAGGAGACGCTTGCCGCGTCCACCGCCATGGGCTTCGGGCCCGTACGGCGCTACCTCCAGGTGCAGTTGCCGATCGCCGTCCCCGCGATCCTCGCCGGGCTGCGGGTGGCCGTGTCCGCCAGCATCTCCCTGGTCAGCGTCGGCGCCCTCATCGGCAACCAGGGCGCCCTCGGCAACCTGCTCGCGGACGCGCAGAAGTACGGCCGGCCCGAACTGGCGGTCAACTCCGTCCTCACCACCGCCGTACTGGCCATCCTGTGCGACACGGTCCTCGTCCTGGTCCGCAACCTGCTGACGCCGTGGATGCCGCGAGGCAAGGGCGGGCGCCGCCCGAAGAAGGCCGCCGCGCTCCCCGAGTCCCAGGAGGCGGCCGCCCGGTGA
- a CDS encoding ABC transporter permease, with protein MNVLDFVNAFFSDGAHWHGYDGIPRRLLEHVQYTLLALGIAAAIGLPLGLLTGHTGRGGNAVAFVATAARALPSFGLLVLIAVSVGIGLLPVMVPLVVLAIPPILVTTYEAVRSVDPAPVDAARGMGMHESGILFRVELPVALPLVLSGLRSAAIQVVSTATIAAYVSLGGVGRYIIDGLYQRDYEKVVGGATLVALLALVTLAVFWAVGRVVVSPGVRRR; from the coding sequence GTGAACGTCCTCGACTTCGTCAACGCCTTCTTCAGCGACGGCGCCCACTGGCACGGCTACGACGGGATACCCAGGCGCCTGCTGGAGCACGTCCAGTACACGCTGCTGGCGCTCGGCATCGCCGCCGCGATCGGGCTGCCCCTCGGACTGCTGACCGGGCACACCGGACGCGGCGGCAACGCCGTCGCCTTCGTCGCCACCGCCGCCCGCGCGCTGCCCAGCTTCGGCCTGCTGGTGCTCATCGCGGTCTCCGTGGGCATCGGCCTGCTGCCGGTGATGGTCCCGCTGGTCGTGCTCGCGATCCCGCCCATCCTGGTGACCACGTACGAAGCGGTCCGCTCCGTCGACCCCGCCCCGGTGGACGCCGCGCGGGGCATGGGCATGCACGAGTCGGGCATCCTCTTCCGGGTCGAACTGCCCGTCGCCCTGCCGCTGGTGCTCAGCGGGCTGCGCTCGGCCGCCATCCAGGTCGTGTCGACGGCAACCATCGCCGCGTACGTCAGTCTCGGCGGGGTCGGCCGGTACATCATCGACGGCCTCTACCAGCGCGACTACGAGAAGGTGGTCGGCGGCGCGACCCTGGTGGCCCTGCTGGCACTGGTCACGCTCGCGGTGTTCTGGGCGGTGGGGCGAGTGGTGGTGTCGCCGGGGGTGCGCAGGCGCTGA
- a CDS encoding ABC transporter substrate-binding protein: MTSTAKSSRSRTRHTGAAAVALTAAAALLAGCSSSDDTSDNPLAGEKAEAGTVVVGSNNFAESTLLADIYGEALKAKGLKVTYKHNIGSRETTYGLMKNGSVTVLPEYNGALLAYLDPEAGQQSTEAVNEAVKAKLDKKLTLLESSPAENKDSVSVNAETAKKHGLTAESTLADLKDIAPELVIGGSPEFQTRQQGLKGLESVYGLKFKSFKALDAGGPLTQSALTKNTVQAADIFTTDPTIIKEKFVVLKDPENLFGYANVTPLVHKEGLSQEGVDTLNAVSAKLDTETLLDLDAQVQLEKKDPLDVAKAWLETAGLS, translated from the coding sequence ATGACTTCTACCGCGAAGAGCAGCAGGTCCAGGACGAGGCACACCGGTGCGGCGGCCGTCGCGCTCACCGCCGCGGCGGCGCTGCTCGCGGGCTGTTCCTCCTCCGACGACACCTCCGACAACCCCCTGGCGGGGGAGAAGGCGGAGGCCGGCACCGTCGTCGTCGGCTCGAACAACTTCGCCGAGAGCACCCTGCTCGCCGACATCTACGGCGAGGCGCTCAAGGCCAAGGGCCTCAAGGTCACCTACAAGCACAACATCGGCAGCCGGGAGACGACGTACGGTCTGATGAAGAACGGCTCGGTCACCGTCCTGCCCGAGTACAACGGCGCGCTGCTCGCCTACCTCGACCCGGAGGCCGGGCAGCAGTCGACCGAGGCGGTCAACGAGGCGGTGAAGGCCAAGCTCGACAAGAAGCTGACGCTGCTGGAGTCCTCGCCGGCCGAGAACAAGGACTCGGTCAGCGTCAACGCCGAGACCGCGAAGAAGCACGGCCTCACCGCCGAGTCGACCCTCGCCGACCTCAAGGACATAGCGCCGGAGTTGGTCATCGGCGGCTCGCCCGAGTTCCAGACCCGGCAGCAGGGACTCAAGGGTCTGGAGTCCGTGTACGGACTGAAGTTCAAGTCCTTCAAGGCACTCGACGCCGGCGGCCCGCTGACCCAGTCGGCGCTGACCAAGAACACCGTGCAGGCGGCGGACATCTTCACCACCGACCCGACCATCATCAAGGAGAAGTTCGTCGTCCTGAAGGACCCGGAGAACCTCTTCGGCTACGCGAACGTCACCCCGCTCGTCCACAAGGAGGGCCTGTCCCAGGAGGGCGTCGACACGCTGAACGCGGTCTCCGCCAAGCTGGACACCGAGACCCTCCTGGACCTGGACGCCCAGGTGCAACTGGAGAAGAAGGACCCGCTGGACGTCGCCAAGGCGTGGCTGGAGACGGCCGGCCTCAGCTGA
- a CDS encoding GTP-binding protein translates to MAGSDGAVEAPTAPASAPAAPEAVKILIAGGFGVGKTTMVGSVSEIAPLRTEEPLTAAGLDVDDLAGIEEKRATTVALDFGRITIGRELVLYLFGTPGQQRFWFMWNDLAIGALGAVVLVDVRRPESSFAAIDFFERRGIPFVVGVNGFDGRHPYPAEEIREALALPEHVKVLLCDARERGSSRDVLIALVDQLIDAAAGAAAS, encoded by the coding sequence TTGGCCGGCTCTGACGGCGCCGTAGAGGCGCCCACGGCACCCGCCTCCGCCCCGGCCGCGCCCGAGGCGGTGAAGATCCTGATCGCCGGCGGTTTCGGCGTCGGGAAGACCACCATGGTCGGCTCGGTGAGCGAGATCGCCCCGCTGCGCACCGAGGAGCCGCTGACGGCGGCGGGGCTGGACGTCGACGACCTCGCCGGGATCGAGGAGAAGCGGGCCACGACGGTCGCCCTGGACTTCGGGCGGATCACCATCGGCCGGGAGCTGGTGCTGTACCTGTTCGGCACGCCAGGCCAGCAGCGGTTCTGGTTCATGTGGAACGACCTGGCGATCGGGGCGCTGGGCGCGGTGGTGCTGGTCGACGTCCGCAGGCCGGAGTCGAGCTTCGCGGCGATCGACTTCTTCGAGCGGCGCGGCATTCCGTTCGTCGTCGGCGTGAACGGCTTCGACGGGCGGCATCCGTATCCGGCCGAGGAGATCCGGGAGGCGCTGGCGCTGCCGGAGCACGTGAAGGTGCTGCTGTGCGACGCGCGGGAGCGGGGCTCCAGCCGGGACGTCCTCATCGCCCTGGTCGACCAGCTGATCGACGCCGCGGCCGGGGCCGCGGCGTCGTGA
- a CDS encoding DUF742 domain-containing protein gives MTGGDAGGRLVRPFTLTGGRTRPSRADFTLITTVTAADPQPARAARPQPEHRRILRLCAEPLAVAEVAARLDLPVSVVVILLSDLLEAGRITARPPHPVDRATPDLDLLQKVRDGLGRL, from the coding sequence GTGACCGGAGGCGACGCCGGGGGCCGGCTCGTGCGGCCGTTCACGCTGACCGGTGGCCGGACCCGGCCCAGCCGCGCCGACTTCACGCTCATCACGACGGTGACCGCCGCCGACCCGCAGCCCGCCCGTGCCGCACGGCCGCAGCCCGAACACCGGCGGATCCTCAGACTGTGCGCCGAGCCGCTGGCCGTGGCGGAGGTCGCGGCCCGCCTCGACCTGCCGGTGAGCGTGGTCGTCATCCTGCTCTCGGACCTGCTGGAGGCCGGCCGGATCACCGCCCGGCCGCCGCACCCGGTCGACCGCGCCACCCCCGACCTGGACCTGCTGCAGAAAGTGAGGGACGGCCTTGGCCGGCTCTGA
- a CDS encoding roadblock/LC7 domain-containing protein has protein sequence MTRPSPATHTELDQLLTGLVERVADVNQAVVLSEDGLVVSKSTGFLRDDAERLAATASGLMSLSKGVSMDFRGGPVRQALIEMANSYLILTSAGPGAHLVVLTGPGADVGVVAYQMNMLVKKIGEHLSAAPRATASPGE, from the coding sequence ATGACCCGACCCTCCCCCGCCACGCACACCGAGCTGGACCAGCTGCTCACCGGACTCGTGGAGCGGGTCGCCGACGTGAACCAGGCCGTGGTGCTCTCCGAGGACGGACTGGTCGTCAGCAAGTCCACCGGATTCCTGCGCGACGACGCCGAGCGGCTGGCGGCGACCGCGTCGGGCCTGATGAGCCTCAGCAAGGGCGTCAGCATGGACTTCCGCGGCGGCCCGGTGCGGCAGGCGCTCATCGAGATGGCCAACAGCTACCTGATACTCACCTCGGCCGGACCGGGCGCCCATCTGGTCGTGCTGACCGGTCCGGGCGCCGACGTGGGCGTGGTGGCGTACCAGATGAACATGCTGGTGAAGAAGATCGGCGAGCACCTGAGCGCGGCACCGCGGGCCACCGCCAGCCCCGGGGAGTGA
- a CDS encoding sensor histidine kinase, which yields MSARKGARRRLGSIRLSLILLALVPGVTLAAVWGVTTIQMFSEGLRLRAQTELSRSTGAMGTEAALALQQERSLSAAWLAGPGGSRAALDAQRERTDAAVAQLVGQSDAIERAPDRISDRMYSVLGSVGSLEYYRNQVDQPDDITPEQALGQYTSIIDEQIHAFEELSQVDDGDLTSQAGPLVALEHAAELMSQEDARLTLSWPSGRMDEEEWAQFAQLVHTRRWLVRDQVVPSLSGDAKTQTERILTSPEWQTLESVEDEVLAARAAGGGDRIDLPDAQRRWTGALAKVSDQYAELIRQQTGGLLDRSAENAQGLLVKAAALSAGGLVALLLCVGMSWRITRSLSRRLRGLRLATLSLAEERLPDVVARLERGEKVDVESATPPLDYGHDELGQVAQAFNTAQRTAVHTAVELADTRRGFQKVILGIARQSQNLVNMQLGRLDALEREHTDPEILKGLYELDSTASQLRRYEENLVIIAGEQPRRTWREPVSLVDIMRSAVGEVAQYQRVELHTEEEVALAPPAVADVIHLLAELIDNATAYSPAPHPVGVRAALVAKGLAVEIEDRGLGLSEEDYASFNAQLAVVPQFDVVALADDLRLGMFVVARLAHRHGITVTLRPSPYGGTTAIVLIPHDIVVREPADGAGGDGGDGAFGPAPAPAAPAKRPVQPVRPARTAPVSRPGAPTPAQAQTAPADRNGLAPLPRRVPQTSLAAELRDEAPGTAQDGPDAEPDAYADFTAERAASSLAGFQRGTLRAQAEETDAGAGTGPDAGPGPDPDARALSSPTDSTSNADRRPPTKDTQ from the coding sequence ATGTCTGCACGGAAAGGTGCCCGGCGCCGCCTCGGCTCCATACGTCTCTCGCTCATCCTCCTCGCCCTGGTCCCCGGCGTCACGCTCGCCGCCGTGTGGGGGGTGACCACGATCCAGATGTTCTCGGAGGGCCTGCGGCTGCGCGCGCAGACGGAGCTGAGCCGTTCCACCGGCGCCATGGGCACCGAGGCGGCCCTCGCGCTGCAACAGGAGCGCAGCCTGTCGGCGGCCTGGCTGGCCGGGCCGGGCGGCTCCCGGGCCGCCCTGGACGCCCAGCGCGAGCGGACGGACGCGGCGGTCGCCCAGCTCGTCGGCCAGTCCGACGCGATCGAGCGCGCGCCCGACCGGATCTCGGACCGGATGTACTCGGTACTCGGCTCGGTGGGCAGTCTCGAGTACTACCGCAACCAGGTGGACCAGCCCGACGACATCACCCCCGAGCAGGCGCTCGGCCAGTACACCTCGATCATCGACGAACAGATCCACGCCTTCGAGGAACTGTCGCAGGTCGACGACGGCGACCTCACCTCGCAGGCCGGGCCGCTGGTCGCCCTCGAGCACGCGGCCGAGCTGATGTCCCAGGAGGACGCCCGGCTCACCCTGTCCTGGCCGTCCGGCCGGATGGACGAGGAGGAGTGGGCGCAGTTCGCCCAGCTCGTCCACACCCGGCGCTGGCTCGTGCGGGACCAGGTCGTCCCCTCCCTGAGCGGCGACGCCAAGACGCAGACCGAGCGGATCCTCACGAGCCCCGAGTGGCAGACGCTGGAGTCCGTCGAGGACGAGGTGCTGGCGGCTCGCGCGGCGGGCGGGGGCGACCGGATCGACCTGCCGGACGCGCAGCGGCGGTGGACCGGGGCGCTGGCGAAGGTGTCCGACCAGTACGCGGAGCTGATCCGGCAGCAGACCGGCGGACTGCTCGACCGCAGTGCCGAGAACGCGCAGGGGCTGCTGGTCAAGGCGGCGGCCCTGAGCGCGGGCGGCCTGGTCGCCCTGCTGCTGTGCGTCGGCATGTCCTGGCGCATCACCCGCTCGCTGTCCCGGCGGCTGCGCGGGCTGCGGCTGGCGACGCTGAGCCTGGCCGAGGAACGGCTGCCGGACGTGGTGGCCCGGCTGGAGCGGGGTGAGAAGGTCGACGTGGAGTCGGCGACCCCGCCGCTGGACTACGGCCACGACGAGCTCGGGCAGGTGGCCCAGGCGTTCAACACGGCGCAGCGCACCGCCGTACACACGGCCGTCGAACTCGCCGACACCCGGCGCGGCTTCCAGAAGGTGATCCTCGGCATCGCCCGGCAGAGCCAGAACCTCGTCAACATGCAGCTCGGCAGGCTGGACGCGCTGGAACGCGAGCACACGGACCCGGAGATACTGAAAGGCCTGTACGAACTGGACTCCACGGCGAGCCAGTTGCGCCGCTACGAGGAGAACCTGGTCATCATCGCCGGCGAGCAGCCCCGGCGCACCTGGCGCGAGCCCGTCTCACTGGTCGACATCATGCGCAGCGCCGTCGGTGAGGTCGCCCAGTACCAGCGGGTGGAGCTGCACACCGAGGAGGAGGTGGCGCTCGCGCCGCCCGCGGTGGCCGACGTGATCCACCTGCTCGCCGAGCTGATCGACAACGCGACCGCGTACTCCCCCGCTCCCCACCCGGTCGGGGTGCGGGCCGCGCTGGTCGCCAAGGGGCTGGCCGTCGAGATCGAGGACCGCGGGCTCGGGCTGTCGGAGGAGGACTACGCCTCGTTCAACGCCCAGTTGGCGGTGGTCCCGCAGTTCGATGTCGTCGCGCTCGCCGACGACCTCCGGCTCGGCATGTTCGTCGTCGCCCGGCTGGCGCACCGGCACGGCATCACCGTCACGCTGCGCCCCTCGCCGTACGGCGGGACCACGGCGATCGTGCTGATCCCGCACGACATCGTGGTGCGGGAGCCGGCCGACGGAGCCGGCGGGGACGGCGGGGACGGCGCCTTCGGACCTGCCCCGGCGCCCGCCGCCCCGGCGAAGCGGCCCGTCCAGCCCGTGCGACCGGCCCGGACCGCACCCGTGAGCCGTCCCGGCGCCCCCACCCCGGCCCAGGCCCAGACGGCCCCCGCAGACCGGAACGGACTGGCGCCGCTGCCCCGCCGGGTGCCGCAGACCAGCCTGGCCGCAGAGCTGCGCGACGAGGCCCCCGGCACCGCCCAGGACGGTCCGGACGCCGAGCCCGACGCGTACGCCGACTTCACCGCCGAGCGCGCCGCCTCATCCCTCGCCGGCTTCCAGCGGGGCACGCTGCGGGCCCAGGCCGAGGAGACGGACGCCGGGGCCGGGACGGGCCCCGACGCCGGGCCCGGTCCCGATCCCGACGCGCGGGCCCTCTCCTCCCCCACCGACTCGACCTCGAACGCCGACCGACGACCGCCGACGAAGGACACGCAATGA
- a CDS encoding substrate-binding domain-containing protein has translation MSTTPPSAPSPGRARAAALVAAACLLAAGCSAPGGDGSAPDAAGGPGGDRMKVVMVTHGGEGDAFWDRVRKGAEAAAAKDGIDLTYAGDADAADQADLVRDAVRDKVDGIAVTLAKPQAMKGPVAEARKAGIPVVGLNSGMDAWRSTGLLGYFGQDESVAGRAVGDKLNDLGAKHALCVIHERGNVALEARCAGVKKTFEGETEMLYVEGTDMKAVGTAVTARLRQDSSIDEVVMNGAAFALEAVESVDEAGSDAHVATFDLDEELVAAVKRGDVRFAVDQQPYLQGYLAVDALWLYRTNGNVSGGSVAPVLTGPAFVTRSNADAVAGFAADGTR, from the coding sequence ATGAGTACAACTCCACCGTCCGCCCCCTCCCCCGGACGTGCCCGCGCCGCGGCGCTCGTCGCGGCCGCCTGCCTGCTCGCGGCCGGCTGCTCCGCACCCGGCGGGGACGGCTCGGCCCCGGACGCGGCGGGCGGACCCGGCGGCGACCGTATGAAGGTCGTCATGGTCACCCACGGCGGCGAGGGCGACGCCTTCTGGGACCGGGTGCGCAAGGGCGCGGAGGCCGCGGCCGCCAAGGACGGCATCGACCTGACGTACGCGGGGGACGCCGACGCCGCCGACCAGGCCGATCTGGTGCGGGACGCGGTCCGCGACAAGGTGGACGGCATCGCCGTCACCCTGGCCAAGCCGCAGGCGATGAAGGGGCCGGTCGCCGAGGCCCGGAAGGCCGGCATCCCGGTGGTCGGCCTCAACTCCGGCATGGACGCGTGGCGTTCCACGGGGCTCCTCGGGTACTTCGGGCAGGACGAGAGCGTTGCGGGCCGTGCCGTCGGCGACAAGCTGAACGACCTCGGGGCGAAGCACGCCCTCTGCGTCATCCACGAGCGGGGCAACGTCGCCCTGGAGGCGCGCTGCGCCGGCGTGAAGAAGACCTTCGAGGGCGAGACGGAGATGCTCTACGTCGAGGGCACCGACATGAAGGCGGTGGGCACCGCCGTCACCGCGCGGCTGCGGCAGGACTCCAGCATCGACGAAGTCGTCATGAACGGCGCGGCGTTCGCGCTGGAGGCGGTCGAGTCGGTCGACGAGGCGGGCAGCGACGCGCACGTCGCCACCTTCGACCTCGACGAGGAGCTGGTCGCGGCGGTCAAGCGCGGGGACGTGCGGTTCGCCGTGGACCAGCAGCCCTACCTCCAGGGCTATCTCGCGGTGGACGCGCTCTGGCTGTACCGCACCAACGGCAACGTCAGCGGCGGCTCAGTGGCACCGGTGCTGACCGGCCCGGCGTTCGTGACCCGGAGCAACGCCGACGCGGTCGCCGGGTTCGCCGCGGACGGCACCCGGTGA
- a CDS encoding DUF6114 domain-containing protein codes for MPGDRRGGLRAAFRDWRSGRPFWGGLLLALAGAEVLLTMKASLKVVLHVGMQGVAGYLLPVVMLLCGLLALVNPSQRLFYSIIGVLASLGTWVTSNLGGFIVGLLLGCVGSCLVFGWLPDQESRRDRRRRRKAARAARTAPPPLERRAGEPA; via the coding sequence ATGCCCGGCGACCGGCGCGGGGGCCTGCGCGCCGCCTTCCGGGACTGGCGGTCCGGCCGGCCGTTCTGGGGCGGGCTGCTGCTCGCCCTGGCCGGGGCCGAGGTGCTGCTCACGATGAAGGCGTCGCTGAAGGTCGTCCTGCACGTCGGCATGCAGGGCGTGGCCGGCTACCTGCTGCCGGTCGTCATGCTGCTGTGCGGACTGCTGGCCCTGGTCAACCCCTCCCAGCGGCTCTTCTACTCGATCATCGGCGTCCTGGCCTCGCTGGGCACCTGGGTCACGTCCAACCTGGGCGGGTTCATCGTGGGGCTGCTCCTGGGCTGCGTCGGCAGCTGCCTGGTCTTCGGCTGGTTGCCCGACCAGGAGTCCCGCCGCGACCGCCGGCGCCGCAGAAAGGCGGCCCGGGCGGCGCGTACGGCTCCGCCACCGCTGGAGCGGAGGGCGGGCGAGCCCGCCTGA
- a CDS encoding DUF6230 family protein produces the protein MASSPDVTPSAGNTPEPGSGPESVSPPEATGAAPARRGRVRLRRAAVLAVPAAAVTAGLAILTAQGALGVQFAISGMPFTVTATELDGKGFAQFGGLDNMAEGSPNAGDTGGQVLVVTSVIEEAKLTKLCQSVDLGGTNLLITAGSGDTRVSAKDLTTDSTELSGDAAFDNIEIGNDASTLDKAGPKGRGPIGVFSQQADTVHIKNLRQTNYATTAGVFKLPGLKMRFSGSGC, from the coding sequence ATGGCCTCGTCCCCGGACGTCACCCCGTCCGCCGGCAACACCCCCGAGCCCGGGAGCGGCCCGGAAAGCGTTTCCCCGCCCGAAGCCACCGGCGCCGCCCCCGCGAGACGCGGCCGGGTCCGGCTGCGCCGGGCCGCGGTGCTGGCGGTGCCCGCCGCCGCGGTCACCGCGGGCCTGGCGATCCTCACCGCCCAGGGTGCCCTGGGCGTGCAGTTCGCGATCTCCGGGATGCCCTTCACCGTCACCGCGACGGAACTCGACGGCAAGGGCTTCGCCCAGTTCGGCGGCCTCGACAACATGGCCGAGGGCAGCCCCAACGCGGGGGACACCGGCGGCCAGGTACTGGTCGTCACCTCCGTGATCGAGGAGGCCAAACTCACCAAGCTGTGCCAGAGCGTCGACCTGGGCGGCACCAACCTGCTCATCACCGCGGGCAGCGGGGACACCAGGGTCTCGGCGAAGGACCTGACCACCGACTCCACCGAGCTGTCGGGCGACGCCGCCTTCGACAACATCGAGATCGGCAACGACGCCAGCACGCTGGACAAGGCCGGCCCGAAGGGCCGCGGCCCGATCGGCGTCTTCAGCCAGCAGGCCGACACCGTGCACATCAAGAACCTGCGGCAGACCAACTACGCCACCACGGCCGGGGTCTTCAAGCTGCCCGGCCTGAAGATGCGCTTCAGCGGGTCGGGCTGCTGA